The Epinephelus lanceolatus isolate andai-2023 chromosome 21, ASM4190304v1, whole genome shotgun sequence genome has a segment encoding these proteins:
- the LOC144459404 gene encoding uncharacterized protein LOC144459404: MEEPTPLHTKVASILGPASMSGVVSEREGDTDFAQEESVTLQVVAVGEEEEEQVVEEIPSTSGTDPSVPSAPSGSRVRGGGRVLTDRVLETQRETISAIREVRDELTQIRMVMQNMCELISSATDAIKQLQK; this comes from the exons ATGGAAGAACCTACACCACTTCACACCAAAGTGGCTTCCATTCTTGGACCAGCCAGCATGTCTGGTGTTGtgtcagagagggagggggacaCAGATTTTGCTCAAGAGGAGAGTG TCACGTTACAGGTGGTAGCAGtgggcgaggaggaggaggaacaggtggtgGAGGAGATTCCCAGCACGTCTGGCACGGACCCGTCTGTACCCAGCGCGCCCAGCGGATCCAGAGTGCGCGGAGGTGGCCGGGTTCTCACCGATCGCGTcctggaaacacagcgggaAACCATCAGTGCCATCCGTGAAGTCAGGGATGAACTAACACAAATACGCATGGTCATGCAGAATATGTGTGAACTGATTTCATCTGCAACTGACGCAATAAAACAGTTACAAAAGTGA